From a region of the candidate division KSB1 bacterium genome:
- a CDS encoding TonB-dependent receptor → MGRFGTWLRVFGIVLCAVAATHASGGKVSGTVIDGQTGKPLPGANVQILGTTRGASADRDGAFVIANLPPGRYSVRASMIGYRAVTIDGVSIAEGQEVRLAFALQPAPIEFDPIVVVAGKAQQRLDQAPVSISVVSARDIQQRAATNLIDALETAPGVNFIGEQINIRGSTGYTFGAGNKVLLLLDGVPVYASDTGQFNWDMLPPLDIEQIEVLKGAGSTLWGASALGGVVNVITKTPSPEGQLLFSWTAGKYDRPYYDEWRWTDPDRLHYTREDLSYSRSFGPLGLRLSAGRFTSTGYTQLGDFQKYNLTGRADYRLPNSARLTLYAAYSYIKRGFFVQWKGQNDPYEVDEANLGNRAATNQLACYAKVVLPISARLALNVRGSLVRTLMGNQFGPEANFNPAWGQGFEVQTDWLPHSQHTITAGLQYQHDAGSTKYFGSHRGFFVGPYLQDEWRLRENLRLTAGVRYDRYQIIGGIKEDLFSPRLGVNWQPWATTSVRASVGSGFRAATIVERYLELTVMNFKIKANPGIRAEHSWAYDVGLRHYLTRDWNVDVSFFDNEYWDMIEAHLDLIRGQIQFRNVTRARVCGVEATSNMSIPLDVLGRRWTPGLHLSVTAMDPRDVKWNEPLTYRPKVIGTVKADIRVGRLQGEIDYRYASKIDKVKIYPINQRVPMKFVDLRCGLELGHLTVRAGINNLLQYNYAPMESNLMPMRTFFVGLQGGF, encoded by the coding sequence ATGGGCAGGTTCGGCACCTGGCTACGGGTTTTTGGGATTGTGCTCTGCGCGGTGGCCGCGACGCACGCCAGTGGGGGGAAGGTCTCGGGCACAGTCATTGACGGGCAGACAGGCAAGCCTTTGCCTGGAGCGAATGTGCAGATTCTCGGCACCACCCGCGGGGCCAGCGCCGACCGCGACGGGGCCTTCGTCATCGCCAACCTGCCGCCCGGAAGGTATAGCGTGCGCGCCTCCATGATCGGCTATCGCGCGGTGACCATCGACGGGGTGAGCATCGCGGAAGGACAGGAGGTCCGCCTTGCCTTCGCTTTGCAGCCCGCTCCCATCGAATTTGACCCCATCGTGGTGGTGGCCGGCAAGGCGCAGCAGCGGCTTGATCAGGCGCCGGTGTCCATCTCGGTGGTGAGTGCCAGGGACATCCAACAGCGCGCCGCCACCAACCTCATCGACGCCTTGGAGACCGCTCCAGGGGTGAACTTTATCGGCGAGCAGATCAATATCCGCGGCTCCACCGGCTACACCTTCGGCGCAGGGAACAAGGTGCTCCTGCTGCTGGATGGCGTGCCGGTTTACGCAAGCGACACAGGCCAATTCAACTGGGACATGCTCCCACCGCTGGACATAGAGCAGATCGAGGTGCTGAAGGGCGCCGGCTCCACGCTCTGGGGCGCCTCAGCTCTGGGTGGAGTGGTCAATGTGATCACCAAGACGCCCTCGCCCGAAGGACAGTTGCTCTTTTCCTGGACCGCAGGAAAGTACGACCGGCCCTACTACGACGAATGGCGCTGGACCGACCCTGACCGGCTCCACTACACCCGCGAGGACCTCAGCTACAGCCGAAGCTTTGGGCCCTTGGGGCTACGGCTCTCAGCAGGGCGCTTTACGTCCACCGGCTATACCCAACTGGGCGATTTCCAAAAGTACAATCTCACCGGTCGCGCCGACTACCGGTTGCCGAACAGCGCACGTCTGACCCTTTATGCGGCCTACAGCTACATCAAGCGGGGTTTCTTTGTGCAATGGAAGGGGCAAAACGACCCTTATGAGGTAGATGAGGCGAACCTGGGCAACAGGGCAGCGACCAATCAGCTCGCCTGTTATGCCAAGGTGGTTCTGCCCATTTCAGCGCGGTTGGCTCTGAACGTGCGCGGCTCTCTGGTGCGCACACTCATGGGTAACCAATTCGGCCCCGAGGCCAATTTCAACCCCGCCTGGGGCCAAGGGTTTGAGGTGCAGACAGACTGGCTCCCCCACAGCCAGCACACGATCACCGCCGGCCTCCAGTACCAGCACGACGCCGGCAGCACCAAATACTTTGGCAGCCACAGAGGTTTTTTTGTCGGGCCCTACCTGCAGGATGAGTGGCGCCTGCGGGAGAACCTACGCCTGACGGCTGGGGTGCGCTACGACCGCTATCAGATCATCGGCGGCATCAAAGAGGACCTGTTCAGCCCGCGCCTGGGAGTGAACTGGCAGCCGTGGGCCACAACTAGCGTGCGCGCCTCTGTTGGCAGCGGCTTCCGGGCGGCAACCATCGTCGAGCGCTACCTGGAACTGACGGTGATGAACTTTAAGATCAAGGCCAATCCCGGCATCCGCGCCGAACATTCGTGGGCTTACGACGTGGGGTTGCGCCACTACTTGACGCGGGACTGGAACGTGGATGTCTCCTTCTTTGACAACGAGTATTGGGACATGATCGAGGCGCACCTGGATCTGATTCGCGGCCAGATCCAGTTCCGCAATGTGACGCGCGCTCGGGTCTGCGGGGTGGAAGCCACGAGCAACATGAGTATCCCTTTGGATGTATTGGGGAGACGCTGGACCCCGGGCCTCCACCTCAGCGTTACCGCCATGGACCCGCGCGATGTGAAGTGGAATGAGCCGCTCACTTATCGGCCCAAGGTGATCGGCACGGTCAAAGCGGACATACGCGTAGGTCGGCTCCAGGGTGAAATCGACTACCGCTACGCAAGCAAGATCGACAAGGTCAAGATCTACCCTATCAACCAACGGGTGCCGATGAAGTTTGTCGACCTCCGCTGCGGACTGGAATTGGGCCACCTCACTGTGCGCGCGGGCATCAACAATCTGCTCCAATACAACTATGCGCCCATGGAGAGCAACCTGATGCCCATGCGCACGTTTTTCGTCGGTCTGCAAGGTGGGTTTTGA